From the Manduca sexta isolate Smith_Timp_Sample1 unplaced genomic scaffold, JHU_Msex_v1.0 HiC_scaffold_1977, whole genome shotgun sequence genome, the window ACCTCCATAGGACTCATTATTGTAGTAGCGATGCCACCTTAGCGGCGTTTCCCTCagaaaaactgtaatataactttaataagCTTTTggttggtaataaaaaaaacaaatgtatcaatatatttaattctgtTTATAAGTAAAGACTTCGTAGTCGCGTACAGTGAAGTTGTACTCGGCAGCGAGCGAGGCGGGCGCGATCGCGTCTCCGTACGAGTGCAGGTTGCTGTAACTCTCGCTGTTCGTGTTGCAGTTGTTGGATATCAACAGGTCTGCTCCTGCGCCGAATATGGGACCGCAACTGGAGGtcatatttaaatatggtttaaataatttatgaatgatttgttaattttaaaatagtgtgAATTTTAATAATCGTTATGTGAGCCATCAGATTTTGTTCTCACGGGGACGGCGTCGTGGTAGTGGGTAAAATTGGCATTTACACACACTTTTCACCTTCATCTTTGTGGTGAAATCAGAAATAATAACTGTGGTCATTCATTTGTAGGTACTCCATAATAACTGATGAACGTAAGATAATtcgaagtaaaataaattctttaattaaatatagctgTGGATGTTAGTAAAGTACAGCTGTTAAAAGGGTATTGATCTGTAATGTGGTGTAGTATACTGACTCTGGATGGTAGCAGAGCGCGAAGGGTTTCTTGTGCAGGTCGTGCTTGGCgggcgcggcgtgcggcgcgtggGGTGCGTGGGGTGCGTGCGGCGCGTGGGgtgcgtgcggcgcgtgcgcgggcgggTCGGGCAGCGCGAACAGCAGCGCGCGCTCGGCGGGCACGtagccgcccgcgccgcccgccgcccacgccgccgaGCTGAACCCGCCCACCACCGACCCGCGCGACAGCTGCAACAATACGACTGCCCTGCTGAGTAGTCAGGGGTGGCGGCCTTAAACGAATCAAGACTTAAGGTGGGAGTAAAACAATTTGATATAAGCTTTGTGGGTTcacattatctataaaaaattctACTTTCACTTATTTAAGCGCGTAATGCATTGAATAGCCTGAGGTCCCGGTCAGTTGTCTCCTTCACCTCCCATTAAGGTTGGCACTAGTGTCAAATTTGATCGCAcatagtgatattgaattttatgcTTAGTATTAGGTCGCAGTCTATTATGGTAGGGCTCGATGTGAAATTGTAGTTAAAAAAGAATACCTGTACAAGCACGAGCACAGGCGCCACACCGTCGCAGTGCGAGTGGAACGCTTGGGCCGAGTAGCCGTGTGTCGACGCACGGAATATCAGACGCCATGTTTGTTTCGGGCTCCCACACCTGGTAAACAATGCGTTTAGTATTAATGAATgtacaaaagcggcgatagcctagttgggtgtggaacggactgcgagacgaatgtccgcgggttcaaatcccaagggcacacacctctgacttttctaaaaaatcatgtgtgtattctttgtgaatttatcgttcgctttaacggtgaaggaaaacatcgtgaggaaacctgcacatctgagaagttctctatgggaatttcgaaggtgtgtgaagtctaccaatccgcactaggccagcgtggtggactaaggcctaatccctcttagtagtagaggaggcccgtgctcagcagtgggcaagtgtgtaatacagggctgatattattattattattattagtattaatgaAAGATACATTAACAGCTATTATGTGAAATATAGGCAATGGTTCTTCTACATCAGTGCAGAAAATTATTGCTCTTCACGACTGAGGATAATACAACTGCAATGCCGCAGTAAATGTTGAGCTAAAGAATAAGtttgtgtatttgtattttgtatgtgtattttactgtttttatcGTAGCTACTCTGTTACATCCTTAATGCCCCTgaattatacttttatgtaaatagttatGACATTATGTTTCGTGCTATATCCAGATAAAATACCCCTGTCCTCACCCCAATTCGGGCAGGttcttctttttaattttattaaatacaaatgtcaTATTTACCAGTTGTTGATGACAGCTTGGAAAGCACTCTTCTCTTGCTGAAGAATTACAGACCCGATAAACATATTGACAGCCAATCTGCAACACAATAGCAGgtgagtataataattatttgactaaaaaatatataaatgaaaataaaacttaatgacCATAAAACATCGACATCTGTTTGGGttgatactttattattatggGTCCTCTTAATTTTAAAGGCTGTTGAGCGGTGTTACTTCACGGACGGTGATTTCTTTCTTATGATATGTGTTAAAGACTGTCGTTAACTATTATGTGAGCGAGCAAGTCAAGGTGTTGTTTTGATCTTGAAGATCGTTGGAAGCATTGAAATATCCAACCATTTTAAGATCTTAGAGTGGTGACTCGTGATAGgcagttttattattgtttatggacTTGTCTAATAACTCAATTTTATAACCGGTGagttaattttcataataaaaagggCGTGTGTACACTGTACCGAGGTTGCGTGCGCTTGTCGGGCGGCGGCGGTGCGGCGTGCAGGGCGGCGCGGCGGTACCGCTCCAGCGACAACTCCATGGGCACCGCGCCCGTCGGCTCCACCTCCTCCGCGAACACAGCGCTGTCTGCACATAAACACAAAATACGTGACACTTTACTTCGATTGTCAGCTGAGCTATCAAAAACATGagttgaacccgagacctcaaaaTTCAGAATATGTTATACTACGTACTTACGTAggtaatacaaatacgccatcGCGGCTGTCTAAAATAATACATACCAATAAGCAGCAGCCGCACGTGCTGCATGAGCGGCGCAAGGTGGTGACACACGCGCGCGCGCTCCTCCTCCGTCCAGTGCGCCGTGGGCTGCGTCACGCCGGCGCGCTGCTTGGCCCACGCCAGCGCGCACCGCCACACTTCCTCTTCTTCTAGGCATAGCTGTAATATACCCGCAGCGTTTTAATCAGGTATCCCTGGCCAGTCACTTCAAACGTATCTTTACCCTAATGTAACTTTCCATTACGTCACAACTTCCAAGATACCGTCACGGCATTATAATTCCATTAGGGTTACTCCTGGCCATATTTATTAGCGATTAATCAAGCAGCAGGTGTTATATGaggtgttattattattaaggcaATATAATCATGTGTTCTCGGTCTaaactacaatattattatgttaatatactAACAAAGTCAGAAGAGATCAGTTTGATAAGAGCTTCTTTCGGCAGGTTGAGGAAAGCGTTGGTCTTCACGCAGTCGGCGGCGTTGTCTCCGATGAAAGCGATGCAGCGCTCCATGAACGATGACGCGCTTTTGCCTCCtggaataaattatacatatctaCATACAATCTGTGCTACATACATGCACATATATAAACCTTCACGTCTTCTAGTCCCGCAACTAATGTACTCACTTTATGTAAAGCTATATTGTAGacaatatgtgtgtattctttgtgaattatcgcttactttaacagtgaaggaaaatatcgtgaggaaacctgctacctgagttctctataggaattatgagggtatagtaggccagcgtggtggactaaggcctaatccctctcagtagtagaggcccgtgcccagcggtgggacagtatataatgatacagggctgatgatgatattgTAGACAATATTTTCAATCCTATGTCATAGAAAGCGATATTatcttaacataataataataatatcagccctgtattatatacttgcccactgctgagcacgggcctcctctactactgagagtgattaggccttagtccaccacgctggcctagtgattagacttcacacaccttcgaaattcctatagagaacttctcggatgtgcaggtttcctcacgatgttttccttcaccgttaaagcgaacgataaattcacaaagaatacacacgtgatttttttttttttagaaaagtcagaggtgtgtgccctttgggatttgaacctgcggacattcgtcttggcagaccgttccacacccaactaggctatcgccgcttatcttaacatattatcttctatacttataataaatctgtagagaggtcaattctgtacatgaaatatatttccaaaataactatcagggggtgattagggatcgatactgatgccaaaaatgcaatttgtaaaatttttgtctgtctgtctgtctgtataaccgttatagaaacaaaaactactcgacggattttaacgaaacttggtacaattatttttcatactcctgagctggttatagtatacttttcatcacgctacaattaataggagcagagcagtgaagggaaatgttgggaaaacgggagaagttactccatttttaagcttccgtcgcgtgtgcaaccttaatggttaaagctacacagaaatcatgtatgacggaaatgttctccttaaaattatataaaaatatcccacgacagcatatgtctatcttttatggttgactcacaataacacgtgtaactcccgatagcttagcagttcgaagctttctcattatatttgtctactcttacgtttataacactctcagtcatccctaattaaaaagttaacattattaaatattccataaaaaagaatcatagaaatcggtatagaaacaccaaagttatacatgaaatacgctaataataagccatcatgcgtgaatactgaatcatgctataaggattatttttgtatatatataaggtcgcacaggcaggcggcttgcttggcacctagaggctagcgaatcacctagcgagtagcttcgtaaaacgaacattctcgaacgttcgcgaccggctccatttttgaagtccgaaatccacgcgggcgaagctgcgagcggaagctagtacctaatataataatcattttcaaTTCTGAGCAACTCAGGTGTATTTCGATTTGAAACTCATAGATTTTGATTGCCCAGGTT encodes:
- the LOC119191833 gene encoding ring canal kelch protein-like; its protein translation is MPHVQPETFRLFIQYVYTGKLLLQDSGVFEMMTLAADLGVEDLRAACEDHVTSTLSVESACTLLAAAMEIQDRPGGKSASSFMERCIAFIGDNAADCVKTNAFLNLPKEALIKLISSDFLCLEEEEVWRCALAWAKQRAGVTQPTAHWTEEERARVCHHLAPLMQHVRLLLIDSAVFAEEVEPTGAVPMELSLERYRRAALHAAPPPPDKRTQPRLAVNMFIGSVILQQEKSAFQAVINNWCGSPKQTWRLIFRASTHGYSAQAFHSHCDGVAPVLVLVQLSRGSVVGGFSSAAWAAGGAGGYVPAERALLFALPDPPAHAPHAPHAPHAPHAPHAPHAAPAKHDLHKKPFALCYHPDCGPIFGAGADLLISNNCNTNSESYSNLHSYGDAIAPASLAAEYNFTVRDYEVFTYKQN